The following are encoded in a window of Amycolatopsis lexingtonensis genomic DNA:
- a CDS encoding cryptochrome/photolyase family protein codes for MTKEAPVVLWFRRDLRLGDHAALLEASKHSKHVLALYVLDEALLKPGGAPREAFMYGCLEKLNEQLGGRLMLVRGEPAAEVVKAAKKIGAAAVHVSADTGPYGRRRDAEVAKALAENDIDWVETGSPYAVTPGRVTKPDGDPYRVFTPFYRAWTARGWHSPADTGPSLVDWVEPPRSLKIPRAPKVSATLPEPGERAALDVWHEFLDDGIETYDEDRDRPDREGTTRLSPYLRWGCIHPRTILADLAGDDRVGAKSLRSEICWREFHADVLWNRPETARKNYDKRFDGMKHDDDPEAFERWCAGKTGYPIVDAGMRQLLAEGWMHNRVRMVVASFLVKDLHLPWWLGARHFMKHLVDGDLASNQLNWQWVAGCGTDAAPYFRIFNPTTQGEKFDPNGDYVRKYVPELRSVEGKAVHKLKERPKDYPEPMVDHAHERQVSLERYGKITS; via the coding sequence GTGACCAAAGAAGCACCCGTCGTCCTGTGGTTCCGCCGCGACCTGCGGCTGGGCGACCACGCCGCCCTGCTCGAAGCCTCGAAGCACAGCAAGCACGTGCTCGCGCTGTACGTCCTCGACGAGGCATTGCTCAAGCCCGGCGGCGCCCCGCGTGAGGCCTTCATGTACGGGTGCCTGGAAAAGCTGAACGAGCAGCTCGGCGGCCGGCTGATGCTGGTCCGCGGCGAGCCGGCGGCCGAGGTCGTGAAGGCGGCGAAGAAGATCGGCGCGGCCGCGGTGCACGTCAGCGCCGACACCGGACCGTACGGCCGCCGCCGGGACGCCGAGGTCGCGAAGGCGTTGGCCGAGAACGACATCGACTGGGTCGAAACGGGCTCCCCGTACGCGGTGACGCCGGGCCGGGTCACCAAGCCGGACGGCGACCCCTACCGCGTCTTCACGCCGTTCTACCGCGCGTGGACCGCGCGCGGCTGGCACTCGCCCGCGGACACCGGACCGTCCCTTGTGGACTGGGTCGAACCGCCGCGCTCACTGAAGATCCCTCGTGCGCCGAAGGTTTCCGCGACCCTGCCCGAGCCGGGCGAGCGGGCCGCGCTCGACGTCTGGCACGAATTCCTCGACGACGGCATCGAAACCTACGACGAGGACCGCGACCGGCCGGACCGCGAGGGCACCACGCGGCTTTCGCCGTACCTGCGCTGGGGCTGCATCCACCCGCGGACCATCCTGGCGGATCTGGCGGGCGACGACCGTGTCGGCGCGAAGTCGTTGCGCAGCGAGATCTGCTGGCGCGAATTCCACGCCGACGTCCTGTGGAACCGGCCGGAAACCGCGCGGAAGAACTACGACAAGCGGTTCGACGGGATGAAGCACGACGACGACCCCGAGGCGTTCGAGCGGTGGTGCGCGGGCAAGACCGGCTACCCGATCGTCGACGCGGGGATGCGGCAGCTGCTGGCCGAGGGCTGGATGCACAACCGGGTGCGGATGGTCGTCGCGAGCTTCCTGGTGAAGGACCTGCACCTGCCGTGGTGGCTGGGTGCCCGCCACTTCATGAAGCACCTCGTGGACGGCGACCTGGCGTCGAACCAGCTGAACTGGCAGTGGGTCGCGGGCTGCGGCACCGACGCGGCGCCGTACTTCCGGATCTTCAACCCGACGACGCAGGGCGAGAAGTTCGACCCGAACGGCGACTACGTCCGGAAGTACGTGCCGGAGCTGCGGTCGGTCGAGGGGAAAGCGGTGCACAAGCTGAAGGAACGGCCGAAGGACTACCCGGAGCCCATGGTCGACCACGCGCACGAGCGCCAGGTTTCCCTGGAGCGGTACGGCAAGATCACGTCGTGA
- a CDS encoding GNAT family N-acetyltransferase, translating into MADVRTAGPDDVAALVRFGETHIRPHYTPLIGAAAADAQVRDWWNEPHLAAAVAAGRVVVAGDDAGLAGVGQRGHDGTDHVVYKLYVHPERRGRGLGPRLLDALARQLPAGASRLCIEHFAANERAGAFYEREGFTVERIEPSPSGDPRLAVVWRARPLLTT; encoded by the coding sequence GTGGCTGACGTGCGGACGGCCGGGCCGGACGACGTCGCCGCGCTCGTCCGGTTCGGCGAAACGCACATCCGGCCGCACTACACGCCCTTGATCGGCGCGGCCGCCGCGGACGCGCAGGTCCGGGACTGGTGGAACGAACCGCACCTCGCCGCGGCGGTGGCCGCCGGGCGGGTGGTCGTCGCCGGGGACGACGCCGGGCTCGCGGGCGTCGGGCAGCGCGGCCACGACGGCACCGATCACGTGGTCTACAAGCTTTACGTCCACCCCGAGCGCCGCGGCCGCGGGCTCGGTCCGCGGCTGCTCGACGCCCTGGCCCGGCAGCTGCCCGCCGGCGCGAGCCGGCTCTGCATCGAGCACTTCGCGGCCAACGAGCGGGCCGGCGCGTTCTACGAGCGCGAGGGCTTCACCGTGGAGCGGATCGAGCCGAGCCCTTCCGGCGATCCCCGGCTCGCCGTCGTGTGGCGCGCCCGCCCGCTGCTCACGACGTGA
- a CDS encoding ABC transporter permease, with protein sequence MKKLSGRRAVWLVLKRELNTRLRTRSFVIGTAVLLVLLLGYVGFQTALAGSSDQSKVGLTGQATGIAKQLQIAAAQSGRHVETVTVTDPAEGRKKVEDGDLDALVSGSAAKLTATYKSALDDQLRRVLDQVAQQQVLDGVLSSAQLEPAEVMAQVNSTHVQDDALSPEPADHTQRLVLGLIVAFLLYMSIITYGMMVAQGVVEEKSSRVVELLLASVRPWQLLLGKVIGIGLVGLTQLVILGAAGLLAATATGVFTLSGFATGAVLWGLLWYLLGFLLYAMIYGALGSLVSRQEDTQSVVGPLNIILIVGFVAGFNLLLQDPSGTAAKVVSLIPLLSPILMPARISTGAAAGWEIVLSLALTLASVALLTWLGGKIYGNSVLRIGSRIKLSEALRG encoded by the coding sequence GTGAAGAAGCTGAGCGGGCGCCGGGCCGTCTGGCTCGTGCTCAAGCGCGAGCTGAACACGCGGCTGCGCACGCGGTCGTTCGTGATCGGCACCGCGGTGCTGCTGGTGCTGCTGCTCGGCTACGTCGGGTTCCAGACCGCGCTGGCCGGCTCGTCGGACCAGAGCAAGGTCGGGCTGACCGGGCAGGCGACCGGGATCGCCAAGCAGCTGCAGATCGCCGCCGCGCAGTCCGGCCGCCACGTCGAGACGGTCACCGTCACCGACCCCGCCGAGGGCCGCAAGAAGGTCGAAGACGGCGACCTCGACGCGCTCGTCTCGGGCAGCGCGGCGAAGCTGACCGCCACCTACAAGTCCGCTTTGGACGATCAGCTGCGCCGGGTGCTCGACCAGGTCGCCCAGCAGCAGGTGCTCGACGGCGTCCTGTCGTCCGCGCAGCTCGAACCGGCCGAAGTCATGGCGCAGGTCAACTCCACCCACGTGCAGGACGACGCCCTCTCGCCCGAACCGGCGGACCACACGCAACGGCTGGTCCTCGGCCTGATCGTCGCGTTCCTGCTCTACATGAGCATCATCACCTACGGGATGATGGTCGCCCAGGGCGTGGTCGAGGAGAAGTCGAGCCGGGTCGTGGAGCTCCTGCTCGCCAGCGTCCGGCCGTGGCAGCTGTTGCTGGGCAAGGTGATCGGGATCGGCCTGGTCGGCCTGACGCAGCTGGTGATCCTCGGCGCGGCGGGCCTGCTGGCGGCGACGGCGACCGGCGTGTTCACCCTGTCCGGCTTCGCGACCGGCGCGGTGCTGTGGGGCTTGCTCTGGTACCTGCTCGGTTTCCTGTTGTACGCCATGATCTACGGCGCGCTCGGCTCGCTGGTGTCGCGGCAGGAGGACACGCAGTCGGTCGTCGGGCCGCTGAACATCATCCTCATCGTCGGGTTCGTCGCGGGCTTCAACCTGCTGCTGCAGGATCCTTCCGGCACGGCGGCGAAGGTCGTCTCGCTGATCCCGCTGCTGTCCCCCATCCTGATGCCGGCCCGCATCTCGACCGGCGCGGCGGCGGGCTGGGAGATCGTGCTGTCGCTCGCGCTGACACTGGCGTCCGTCGCGCTGCTGACCTGGCTGGGCGGGAAGATCTACGGCAACAGCGTCCTGCGCATCGGCAGCCGCATCAAGCTGTCGGAGGCCCTGCGTGGCTGA
- a CDS encoding ABC transporter ATP-binding protein gives MTEGTLEIDGISKRYGTKVALDGVTFDVRAGELFGFVGSNGAGKTTTMRIALGVLAADSGEVRFGGKPVTHETRTHIGYMPEERGLYPKMKVLDQLVYLAELHGLSTNEAHRNAEDWIGRLGLAERRKDEVQKLSLGNQQRVQLAAALVHDPAVLVLDEPFSGLDPLAVDVMSGVLREKAAAGVPVVFSSHQLDLVERLCDRVGIIRGGRMVAVGTVGELTAGASSKLVVTAPAARPGWAGGLPGVRVVEDHGATTVLDLDPGADDQAVLAAALSTGPVTEFSRRRRSLTELFRDAVSEKGER, from the coding sequence ATGACCGAGGGGACGCTGGAGATCGACGGGATCTCCAAGCGCTACGGCACGAAGGTCGCGCTGGACGGCGTCACGTTCGACGTCCGTGCCGGGGAGCTGTTCGGCTTCGTCGGCAGCAACGGGGCCGGGAAGACCACGACGATGCGGATCGCGCTGGGGGTGCTCGCCGCCGACAGCGGGGAAGTCCGCTTCGGCGGCAAGCCGGTCACGCACGAGACCCGCACGCACATCGGGTACATGCCGGAGGAACGCGGCCTGTACCCGAAGATGAAGGTGCTCGACCAGCTCGTCTACCTCGCCGAGCTGCACGGCCTGAGCACGAACGAAGCCCACCGCAACGCCGAGGACTGGATCGGCAGGCTCGGGTTGGCCGAGCGCCGCAAGGACGAGGTGCAGAAGCTCAGCCTCGGCAACCAGCAGCGCGTCCAGCTGGCCGCGGCCCTGGTCCACGACCCGGCCGTGCTGGTGCTGGACGAGCCGTTCTCCGGCCTCGACCCGCTCGCCGTCGACGTGATGAGCGGGGTGCTGCGGGAGAAGGCCGCGGCCGGGGTGCCCGTGGTGTTCTCCAGCCACCAGCTCGACCTCGTCGAGCGGCTCTGCGACCGGGTCGGGATCATCCGCGGGGGCCGGATGGTCGCCGTCGGCACGGTCGGCGAGCTGACCGCGGGCGCGAGCAGCAAGCTCGTGGTCACCGCGCCTGCCGCGCGGCCCGGCTGGGCCGGGGGCCTGCCCGGGGTGCGCGTGGTCGAGGACCACGGCGCCACCACCGTGCTCGACCTCGACCCGGGTGCCGACGACCAGGCCGTGCTCGCCGCCGCACTGAGCACCGGGCCGGTCACGGAGTTCAGCCGCCGTCGCCGGTCGCTGACCGAGCTCTTCCGCGACGCCGTCTCGGAGAAGGGGGAACGGTGA
- a CDS encoding glycerol-3-phosphate dehydrogenase/oxidase, producing MTTGSLNARRRDRELAELASGERVDVVVVGGGVTGTGIALDAASRGLSVALVEAHDLAFGTSRWSSKLVHGGLRYLAHGELGLAHESAVERGIMMTRTAPHLTRAMPQLFPLYPGTSRAQQALVAAGLRAGDVLRRAARTPSSVLPRPRSVPPAEALALAPGLSPHGLRGGLLAYDGALVDDARLVVSLARTAASFGARILTRLSASSLSADRVAVVDGVSGDAFDIHARQVINATGVWAGTLTGAVRLRPSLGSHLVLAPGTVPMGTTSINVGVPGETNRFVFLLPQPDGRVYLGLTDEPVAGAIPDVPSVPESDVDFLLSLASSVLDRPLTRADVAGSYAGLRPLVEGSGGRSADLSRKHAVLAGSDGLLTVVGGKLTTYRRMAEDAVDAAIRLAGLSVVPCRTARLPLLGAAPRAELSLVDAPARLVARYGTEAPRVAALGELDAEFAAPVSPGTGITAAEVVWAVRNEGALSVEDVLERRTRLALIPADAEAARARVAELVDKSLAGLA from the coding sequence GTGACGACCGGCTCCCTCAACGCGCGCCGCCGCGATCGCGAACTCGCCGAGCTGGCCTCGGGCGAGCGCGTCGACGTGGTCGTGGTCGGCGGTGGCGTCACCGGCACGGGCATCGCGCTGGACGCGGCTTCCCGCGGGCTGTCGGTGGCGCTCGTGGAGGCGCACGACCTCGCCTTCGGGACGTCACGCTGGTCGTCGAAGCTCGTGCACGGCGGCCTGCGGTACCTCGCGCACGGCGAGCTGGGCCTGGCGCACGAAAGCGCGGTTGAGCGGGGCATCATGATGACGCGGACCGCGCCGCACCTGACTCGCGCGATGCCGCAGCTGTTCCCGTTGTACCCCGGCACTTCCCGGGCCCAGCAGGCGCTGGTGGCGGCGGGGCTCCGGGCGGGCGACGTGCTCCGCCGGGCGGCGCGGACGCCGTCGTCGGTGCTGCCGCGGCCGCGGTCGGTCCCGCCCGCCGAAGCGCTGGCGCTGGCGCCCGGGCTGTCCCCGCACGGGTTGCGCGGCGGCCTCCTGGCCTACGACGGCGCGCTGGTCGACGACGCCCGGCTGGTCGTTTCCCTGGCCCGCACGGCGGCGTCGTTCGGCGCGCGGATCCTGACGCGCCTGTCGGCGTCCTCGCTTTCGGCGGACCGGGTCGCGGTCGTCGACGGCGTTTCGGGCGACGCGTTCGACATCCACGCGCGCCAGGTGATCAACGCGACGGGTGTGTGGGCGGGCACCCTGACCGGCGCGGTGCGCCTGCGGCCGTCCCTCGGTTCGCACCTGGTGCTCGCGCCGGGGACGGTGCCGATGGGGACGACGTCGATCAACGTCGGCGTGCCCGGGGAGACCAACCGGTTCGTCTTCCTGCTCCCCCAGCCGGACGGCCGGGTCTACCTGGGACTCACCGACGAGCCGGTCGCGGGCGCGATCCCCGACGTGCCTTCGGTGCCCGAGTCCGATGTGGACTTCCTGCTCTCGCTGGCTTCTTCGGTACTGGACCGGCCGCTGACCCGTGCCGACGTCGCGGGTTCGTACGCGGGCTTGCGCCCCCTGGTCGAAGGCAGCGGCGGCCGCTCGGCCGACCTGTCCCGCAAGCACGCGGTGCTGGCCGGTTCCGACGGGCTGCTGACGGTGGTCGGCGGCAAGCTGACCACCTACCGCCGGATGGCCGAAGACGCCGTCGACGCGGCCATCCGGCTGGCCGGGCTTTCCGTCGTCCCCTGCCGGACCGCCCGGTTGCCGTTGCTGGGCGCCGCACCCCGCGCGGAACTGTCCCTTGTGGACGCCCCGGCGCGGTTGGTGGCACGGTACGGCACCGAGGCCCCGCGCGTGGCGGCGCTGGGCGAGCTGGACGCCGAGTTCGCCGCCCCGGTGTCGCCGGGCACCGGGATCACGGCGGCCGAGGTCGTGTGGGCGGTCCGGAACGAGGGCGCGCTGAGCGTCGAAGACGTCCTGGAGCGCCGCACGCGGCTGGCGTTGATCCCGGCGGACGCGGAAGCCGCGCGGGCGAGGGTGGCGGAACTTGTCGACAAGTCGCTGGCCGGCCTCGCCTGA
- a CDS encoding TetR/AcrR family transcriptional regulator — protein MADDVLLDAARACVLAVGVRRTTLAEIARTARVSRMTVYRRFPDVRSVLAALMTREFSGLLQTASERGADAANSRERLVVIASAGVRALSDDPLFRTLLDVDPELVLPYIVERLGATQKFAEQALHLLLAAGHDDGSIRRAPVAAQSRAVLLVVQSFAFSLRPATADVDETALLAEFRHVLDAALKP, from the coding sequence GTGGCCGATGACGTGCTGCTCGACGCCGCACGCGCATGCGTGCTGGCGGTCGGTGTGCGCCGCACCACACTCGCCGAAATCGCTCGCACCGCCCGGGTCAGCCGGATGACGGTCTACCGCCGCTTCCCCGACGTCCGCAGCGTGCTCGCGGCACTGATGACTCGCGAGTTCAGCGGGCTGCTGCAGACCGCGAGCGAGCGCGGCGCCGACGCCGCGAACAGCCGCGAGCGGCTCGTGGTCATCGCCTCGGCCGGCGTCCGCGCGCTGTCGGACGACCCGCTGTTCCGCACGCTGCTCGACGTCGACCCCGAGTTGGTGCTGCCGTACATCGTGGAGCGGCTGGGCGCGACCCAGAAGTTCGCCGAGCAGGCGCTGCACCTGCTCCTGGCGGCCGGCCACGACGACGGCTCGATCCGGCGCGCCCCGGTCGCGGCGCAGTCCCGGGCGGTGCTGCTGGTGGTCCAGTCGTTCGCGTTCTCGCTGCGGCCGGCCACCGCGGACGTCGACGAAACGGCACTACTGGCGGAGTTCAGGCACGTGCTCGACGCGGCATTGAAGCCGTGA
- a CDS encoding FAD-binding oxidoreductase, translating to MNALIDHRLRRSWTAEAGDAAQLPARAAKWLEQRIGQVAPSAAPAGELPVEIPSRKLDESAAAALSEVVGAENVLVDDAARLARATGLSYLDLLRRRSPSVEFPVPDAVVLPAGPDEVQAVLDVCVRHDIGVVPFGGGTSVVGGVAALRGDKASVIALDLVRLDALVSVDAESRIAVLQAGVRGPEAERLLGEHGLTLGHIPQSWERATIGGFAATRSAGQASSGYGRFEDMVTGVRLATPRGEWKLGVAPASAAGPDLRQLAVGSEGTLGVITEVALRVRPTPAVKRYEGYALPGWAAGADAVRDLAQHHALADVTRLSDVDETEVSLALNAGLKTAALRRYLAARGVRRPCFLIVGWEGSAHEVAVRRRETVRRLKAAGAVRVGKALGESWRHGRFAGPRQRDALLDRGICVETLETAAYWSNVDELRDDVRAGLTASLGRAIVMCHVSHAYETGASLYFTVLTARDEADPIGQWQRAKAAACEAITGLGTISHHHAVGVDHAPYLSAEIGSLGVEVLRAAKSAVDPTGILNPGKLI from the coding sequence GTGAACGCGCTCATTGACCACCGTCTCCGCCGGTCCTGGACCGCGGAAGCCGGCGACGCCGCCCAGCTGCCCGCGCGGGCGGCCAAGTGGCTTGAACAGCGTATAGGCCAGGTGGCCCCCAGTGCTGCCCCCGCGGGCGAATTGCCGGTGGAAATACCGTCACGGAAACTGGACGAATCTGCTGCCGCCGCGTTGTCGGAAGTGGTCGGCGCGGAGAACGTGCTGGTGGACGACGCGGCACGGCTGGCGAGGGCGACGGGGCTGTCCTACCTCGACCTGCTGCGGCGCCGGTCGCCGTCGGTGGAATTCCCGGTGCCCGACGCCGTCGTGCTGCCGGCCGGCCCCGACGAGGTCCAGGCGGTGCTCGACGTCTGCGTGCGGCACGACATCGGCGTCGTCCCCTTCGGCGGTGGCACGTCGGTGGTCGGCGGCGTCGCGGCGCTGCGCGGCGACAAGGCGTCGGTGATCGCGCTCGACCTCGTCCGGCTCGACGCGCTGGTGTCGGTCGACGCCGAGTCGCGCATCGCCGTGCTGCAGGCCGGTGTGCGCGGCCCCGAGGCCGAGCGCCTCCTCGGCGAGCACGGGCTGACGCTCGGGCATATCCCGCAGTCGTGGGAGCGGGCGACGATCGGCGGCTTCGCGGCGACGCGCTCGGCCGGCCAGGCGTCGTCGGGCTACGGGCGGTTCGAGGACATGGTCACCGGCGTGCGGCTGGCGACCCCGCGCGGCGAGTGGAAGCTCGGCGTGGCACCGGCGTCCGCCGCCGGGCCGGACCTGCGCCAGCTCGCGGTCGGCAGCGAGGGGACGCTGGGCGTGATCACCGAGGTCGCGCTGCGGGTCCGCCCGACGCCGGCGGTGAAGCGCTACGAGGGCTACGCGCTGCCCGGCTGGGCGGCGGGCGCCGATGCGGTCCGCGACCTCGCGCAGCACCACGCGCTCGCCGACGTCACCCGGCTGTCCGATGTGGACGAAACCGAGGTTTCGCTGGCGCTGAACGCGGGCCTCAAGACGGCGGCGCTGCGCCGGTACCTCGCCGCCCGTGGGGTGCGGCGGCCGTGCTTCCTCATCGTCGGCTGGGAAGGCAGCGCGCACGAAGTCGCGGTGCGCCGGCGCGAGACGGTCCGCCGGCTGAAGGCTGCGGGTGCCGTGCGCGTCGGCAAAGCGCTCGGCGAGTCCTGGCGGCACGGCCGGTTCGCCGGGCCCCGGCAGCGGGATGCCCTGCTGGATAGGGGGATCTGCGTCGAGACGCTGGAGACCGCGGCCTACTGGTCCAATGTGGACGAACTGCGTGACGACGTCCGGGCCGGGCTGACGGCGTCGCTCGGCCGCGCGATCGTGATGTGCCACGTTTCGCACGCGTACGAAACCGGCGCGTCGCTGTACTTCACGGTGCTGACGGCCCGCGACGAGGCCGACCCGATCGGCCAGTGGCAGCGCGCGAAGGCGGCGGCGTGCGAGGCGATCACCGGGCTCGGCACGATCTCCCACCACCACGCGGTCGGCGTCGACCACGCGCCCTACCTGAGCGCGGAAATCGGCTCGCTGGGCGTGGAAGTGCTGCGGGCGGCCAAGTCCGCGGTGGACCCGACCGGGATCCTCAACCCCGGCAAGCTGATCTAG
- a CDS encoding gamma-glutamylcyclotransferase family protein: MDTAPAGWRDRQAVLAYGSNANPSKISWMRAELGLEGPVVVAHARCDSLAAVWASGLRFRDGQRPATLTALPGVEEHAVWFVTPQQLAVLDVCEGRGNRYHLVRLTDPDITLEDGSRVTDVLAYIGAMPIRYPLLVDGKPVRTADVPQAQAVELQGEPADGPGVACEVVEPPDGRTFP; this comes from the coding sequence CTGGACACGGCGCCGGCCGGCTGGCGGGACAGGCAGGCCGTGCTCGCGTACGGCTCCAACGCGAACCCGTCGAAGATCAGCTGGATGCGCGCCGAACTCGGGCTCGAAGGCCCGGTCGTCGTGGCGCACGCGCGCTGCGACAGTCTCGCCGCGGTCTGGGCGTCCGGCCTGCGGTTCCGCGACGGCCAGCGCCCGGCGACGCTCACCGCGCTGCCGGGCGTCGAGGAGCACGCCGTCTGGTTCGTGACTCCGCAGCAGCTCGCGGTGCTGGACGTCTGTGAGGGCCGCGGCAACCGCTACCACCTGGTGCGGCTGACGGATCCGGACATCACGCTCGAAGACGGCAGCCGGGTGACCGACGTGCTCGCCTACATCGGCGCGATGCCGATCCGCTACCCGCTGCTGGTCGACGGCAAGCCGGTGCGCACGGCCGACGTCCCGCAGGCGCAGGCCGTCGAGCTCCAAGGCGAGCCGGCCGACGGCCCGGGCGTCGCCTGCGAGGTCGTCGAACCGCCGGACGGGCGCACCTTCCCCTAG
- a CDS encoding S-(hydroxymethyl)mycothiol dehydrogenase codes for MPYEVQGVVSRAKGEPVSLETVVVPDPGPGEAVVNVQACGVCHTDLHYREGGINDDFPFLLGHEAAGIVEAVGEGVTDLEPGDYVILNWRAVCGTCRACKRGKPWYCFSTFNASRPMTLADGTKLSPALGVGAFLEKTLVHSGQCTKVNREAEPAVAGLLGCGVMAGLGAAINTGAVTRGDSVAVIGCGGVGDAAIAGAKLAGATTIVAIDMDDRKLEWAKDFGATHTLNSRGLSEAQVVEAMQDATNSFGPDVVIDAVGRPETWRQAFYGRDLAGTVVLVGVPTPDMRLDDLPLIDFFSRGGSLKSSWYGDCLPSRDFPMLVDLYLQGRLPLDKFVTERIGVDGVEQAFERMHHGDVLRSVVTF; via the coding sequence ATGCCGTACGAGGTGCAGGGGGTCGTTTCGCGGGCGAAGGGCGAGCCCGTCTCGCTCGAGACCGTTGTGGTGCCCGACCCCGGGCCCGGCGAGGCCGTCGTGAACGTGCAGGCCTGCGGGGTCTGCCACACCGATCTGCACTACCGCGAAGGCGGGATCAACGACGACTTCCCGTTCCTGCTCGGCCACGAAGCCGCCGGCATCGTGGAAGCCGTCGGCGAGGGGGTCACCGATCTCGAACCCGGTGACTACGTCATCCTCAACTGGCGCGCGGTCTGCGGCACCTGCCGGGCCTGCAAGCGCGGCAAGCCGTGGTACTGCTTCTCCACCTTCAACGCCAGCCGGCCGATGACGCTCGCCGACGGCACCAAGCTGTCGCCCGCGCTCGGCGTCGGCGCGTTCCTCGAGAAGACGCTCGTCCACAGCGGACAGTGCACCAAAGTCAACCGGGAAGCCGAACCCGCCGTCGCCGGGCTGCTCGGCTGCGGGGTCATGGCCGGGCTCGGCGCCGCCATCAACACCGGGGCCGTCACCCGCGGCGACTCGGTGGCCGTGATCGGCTGCGGCGGGGTCGGTGACGCCGCCATCGCGGGCGCGAAGCTGGCCGGCGCCACCACGATCGTCGCGATCGACATGGACGACCGGAAGCTGGAGTGGGCCAAGGACTTCGGCGCGACGCACACCCTCAACAGCCGTGGCCTCTCCGAGGCGCAGGTCGTCGAGGCCATGCAGGACGCCACGAACTCCTTCGGCCCCGACGTCGTCATCGACGCCGTCGGCCGCCCGGAGACCTGGCGGCAGGCGTTCTACGGGCGCGATCTGGCCGGCACCGTCGTGCTCGTCGGCGTGCCGACGCCGGACATGCGGCTCGACGACCTGCCGCTGATCGACTTCTTCTCGCGCGGCGGCTCGCTGAAGTCGTCCTGGTACGGCGACTGCCTGCCGAGCCGGGACTTCCCGATGCTCGTCGACCTCTACCTGCAGGGCCGGCTGCCGCTGGACAAGTTCGTCACCGAGCGGATCGGCGTCGACGGCGTCGAGCAGGCCTTCGAGCGCATGCACCACGGCGACGTCCTGCGCAGCGTAGTGACGTTCTGA
- a CDS encoding sigma-70 family RNA polymerase sigma factor, which produces MPDTLAEAFEERRDRLRAVAHRLLGSHADAEDVVQEAWLRLSRQDAAAIENLDGWLTTVVGRISLDVLRSRKSRPESPYDEIVVAVDDGTEDVARTDSVGLALLVVLESLGPAERLAFVLHDLFAVPFEEIGRILGKSAGATKMLASRARRKVRAADRPPAAGRSQRVVVEAFLRAARDGDFEGLLRVLDPDVQLTVDTPGGVVVVLGATKVAAGAQFGAASGGSTVLVGGLPGVVAWRPDGSPLSVVAFVVADGRVTRIAAVADPVRLASMDLPRPE; this is translated from the coding sequence ATGCCCGACACGCTGGCCGAAGCGTTCGAAGAGCGGCGCGACCGCTTGCGCGCGGTGGCCCACCGCCTGCTCGGCTCGCACGCCGACGCCGAGGACGTGGTCCAGGAGGCCTGGCTGCGCCTGTCGCGCCAGGACGCGGCGGCCATCGAAAACCTCGACGGCTGGCTGACCACGGTGGTCGGCCGGATCAGCCTGGACGTCCTGCGTTCGCGCAAGTCGCGCCCCGAGTCGCCCTACGACGAGATCGTGGTGGCGGTCGACGACGGCACCGAGGACGTCGCCCGCACGGACTCCGTCGGCCTGGCACTGCTCGTGGTCCTCGAGTCGCTGGGCCCGGCCGAGCGGCTGGCGTTCGTCCTGCACGACCTGTTCGCGGTCCCGTTCGAGGAGATCGGCCGCATCCTGGGCAAGTCCGCGGGCGCGACGAAGATGCTGGCCAGCCGCGCCCGCCGCAAGGTGCGGGCCGCGGACCGGCCCCCGGCGGCGGGACGTTCGCAGCGCGTGGTGGTCGAGGCGTTCCTGCGCGCGGCTCGCGACGGCGATTTCGAAGGGCTGCTGCGGGTGCTCGACCCGGACGTCCAGTTGACGGTGGACACCCCGGGCGGCGTGGTGGTGGTACTGGGCGCGACGAAGGTGGCGGCGGGCGCCCAGTTCGGCGCGGCGTCCGGCGGCAGCACGGTGCTGGTCGGCGGGCTGCCGGGCGTGGTGGCCTGGCGTCCGGACGGGTCGCCGTTGTCGGTGGTGGCGTTCGTGGTGGCGGACGGCCGGGTCACGCGCATCGCCGCGGTGGCCGACCCGGTGCGGCTGGCGTCGATGGACCTGCCGAGGCCCGAGTGA
- a CDS encoding carboxymuconolactone decarboxylase family protein, which translates to MEARLANDSSPEVTGAVQQLFKAVHGAGVDPLLLELVHLRASQINGCSPCVFAGVASAKRQGETDERLHNVVTWRETPFFTEPERAALALTEAATRIQDGQPGVTDEIWAAAAAHFDDKQLSAIVLNIALTGFFNRINRAIGEQAGKTW; encoded by the coding sequence ATGGAAGCACGGCTGGCGAACGACAGCAGTCCCGAGGTGACCGGCGCGGTCCAGCAGCTGTTCAAGGCGGTGCACGGCGCCGGCGTCGATCCGCTGCTGCTCGAACTGGTCCACCTGCGGGCCAGCCAGATCAACGGTTGCAGCCCGTGCGTCTTCGCGGGTGTCGCGTCGGCGAAGCGGCAGGGGGAGACCGACGAACGGCTGCACAACGTCGTCACCTGGCGCGAGACGCCGTTCTTCACCGAGCCGGAGCGGGCGGCGCTCGCCCTGACCGAAGCCGCGACGCGGATCCAGGACGGCCAGCCCGGCGTCACCGACGAGATCTGGGCGGCCGCCGCCGCGCACTTCGACGACAAGCAGCTGTCGGCGATCGTCCTGAACATCGCGCTGACCGGCTTCTTCAACCGGATCAACCGCGCGATCGGGGAGCAGGCCGGCAAGACCTGGTGA